In the genome of Mangifera indica cultivar Alphonso chromosome 9, CATAS_Mindica_2.1, whole genome shotgun sequence, the window caaattaacctTTATTCAAACACGAATTGGTTATCCTGATTGAAATAGCAAGGGTAAGTTTATTTAGTGGGTTTGTGTGTTATATTCTAAATCAATAAATAGAAACAATTAACTATacgtataatttttatgtataaataataacacattataatatgattaaatatttttttttaatttttaattatattaataaaatatttctattcCACGTGGCAAAGAACACAAGCGAGTATGTCAAAAATGTACCTCACATGAGAAATTACGTCATGTTGTAACAAATCTATAAAGgaaaaccctagaatatcaTAAATGATAAAACACCAAACCAGAAATAAAACGAGAAACGCGCTTAAACCTATAAATAACCCTGCCCCAGCTGTTTTCCGGCAACCGCACGCATCCGTATTCTCGGCGGTATGGACAAAACGACCGTGCCAAGTGATAGCAGCCATTCTGGGCGGTGGACGAATGAGAAACACGTCAACTTCTTGAACTCAATGGAGGCTTCTTTCGTTCGCACAATGCTTGAAAATAACACTCATTTTCTCCCCCTCGACCGGTACTTGCCGGACACCTCAGAATCAACCGTAGATTTGAAAACCCATCGGAGAAAAAAGAAAGCCACAACAGGTAATGCTCACAGTTTCATCTCTCCTCTTCCCAAATGTGTCTGCTTTTAACTTCACAACTCCCATATGAATACATAATCAAATCTAGATTTTGATCGATCGCCATGAAAGCTCTTCATTTTCAAGCTGTTAACTAATCACTCTTGCCATACTTCAATTTGTCATGCTTAAAAAGCAGCATTCTTTTCGATCGCAGATGGTAAGACTTGCTGTCCATTTTTAgcatctaattaaatattaattaactgtattatcaaaattaatacattatttaaatatttaattaaatatctaaaattgtatatatataattattttcaaataagagttatttgattaaatgtatatccagttttatttatttaattaaatattaaaaaaatgtataattttataattaatattattttattattaatttaaaattaatatattatttagatattcaattaaattctcaaaattgaataatcaaattttattttgacattcATTATATGTTATCTAAATATAAGTAATTTTATCTATgtcagataaataaaattagatatttatataatattttctaaaaaaatttgtttatttaaatgtgtatatagttttatttatttaattaaataataaaattaaataatattattaaattaaatattattttattattaatttgaagtAGACAAATGATAATCTAATCTAGATAGATTCTCACAActgtattaataattttattgggaTTTTAGCTAAATATGGAATGTCAAATCTGCCGTGAGATATTTGTTATCTGCCATGAGATATTTGTAAAAGGTGTCTTCACTTTATCGTTCATTTCGGTGTCATCCTAACTTCACTCTACTGTTTACcgttttcattatattattatactttttttttataagatgtGTTTTGCTTCGTGTCAGTGGACGATAATAAAGTTGGTCCAAGAGCAGCAGGATCGAACAGCAGAAGGAGAAACTCATATCACCCTCACACTTCTTCACAGGATCAGGTTGGGATACTGACTAAATAATATTCtgcattaatttttataataatattcataataaattattttattcataatttaaaattattaagtcaTAAAGGTACAGCTGGTTTTATTGAATCTCAGCTACTTAAAAAGATGTGTTTCCTCAGGTAGTCCCACAGCTTGGAAACAGAAGAGATGACACAGACCAGAATTGGTCCTCTAATGTACACATGGCGCCTTCAAGCTCAGGAAGATATTTAGGGTTCTGATGATGGATCATGGATGTTCGACTTCTTTGTTCTTCTGGTTTTGTGTTATGTTAAGTGTGGTTATGGTGCAGTGTATGCTGTAGTTGTATTATGAATTATGAATTGGGTTGTTGTGAATTATGGCCATGAGAAGATGCGTTTCGAGATATTTTATGCCATTAattgttgaaatgaaagatgATAGAAGAACAGATGATGGGATTGGGACAGGGATGgggataatttttatatatataaagagtaAATGGATGGGTTGGTGCTGGAGACAGTGACAAAAAAAGATCCGTGACCAAACCTTATCGttttttataataagataagagttgatatatatatatatataaagattaatTATCTTTTCTTGATAAAATTTCATGGATGGGGatcatgcatgcatgtatttcagaggccaaaagattatttgtcaattttcaatataagtTTGAgtagtaaaaaagaaaattctgtaTATAAAAGAGTATGAGTTTACGTCTTCTTTTATGATATATCAGTGGTTGTAGGATTGATTATTAAATCTAGAATTTGTTTTATTCAATATGATTAATTCAGTCTCATAAAAGTGAAAATCCAGTTTAGGTGggattctttattttaaaaaaaaaaaaaaagactacttcccacccaaagattgttgaaattacaaatttctacattttaacttttaaaaagtcaaattttagtttgttatttttttctattagtaaattttattatgtgaaaGACTAGAAAAGTTATTCtacatatatttttctatttttttctttatattttttaaaatttttggagataaactataatttttaaaaatattaggagtgttaataaaacaatttcaaagggttttgaaaatttaaaaaaagtttgagggtgtttttgacattttaaaaatgataattacacccTCAAATAACTAAatgaaatttgttataaatataaccaaataaatgaaaagaaaaaagttttgagagagatttataataaaacaagaaatgaaagcAAAATGAAGTGAGAGATTGATTTTTCCAGATAAAGAGAGCGTCTCACATTCACTAAATGAAGAGAAgagtgggggggggggggggggggggggggggggggggggggggggggtggtgggGGTGCTGGAGACAAggcaaatttttatttttctgcgtCAGCCTTCCCAATTTCTTCCTACATGTGCTTGCCATAATAAATGCTTTCTCACCCctttttcttgacttcattTGGTGGAAGCCACCTAAATTTGTAACACTCCTCTTTAGATTTTTaccacttataaataattatattaactttattaaGGAAAAACCCTGTGagataaaaatcaaagtaaaagaacataattattaaatgtcttaTAAGTTGATGTTTTACTAGAGAaactaattctgtttgaattgcttgTTCCCATTTAGggcaatcatgtctttgtttacacttagccacagtacgtggttcaaaatcatcatcattcaaaatttcagtagctactgcaaatgagaatatataattaattataattgtttcacgattccacatcttttgtgtataaacataatttaaagatatttcaatattttcattttcttgttcttcaagATTTTGTACCAATTCAgaggtttgtgccacttcaggggcttgagtctctttagggaccataacctcttctggaggaatatttgagagtgtagatttttttaattatcttaggatcatcatgattgatatttgtttgattatttgtctttctttttcgatgaacagtgtccttcgatccaatagtagattgatcagtcacggctcgaatggactgttcaacagtcacattaattcttgttggtgcattagcagctggaacatatgatcttatcacttttgttgtatctacaaatgcatcagacatttggttggcaataatttgtaaacgcactATTCTCtgtacttcagtttcactttgggatgtgcgaggatctaaatgagacatggtaggtacataccaagtaagttcatgcctaactttatgaggcattttcttttcctctaaagaggggaaagttgtctcatcaaagtgacaatctgtaaatcgtgcagtaaaaaaaTCACTTGTTAATGGTTTCAGGTACTtaataatggatggtgaattatatccaacatatattcccaaacgacgttGGGGTTCCATTTTTGTACATTGAGGAGATGCAATAAGGAGATATacagcacaaccaaatattctcaaataagatacatcaggttggtaaccaaagatcaattgtaggggagaatattgatgataagaagaaagtcgcaagcgaattaacgctgcagtatgtaatatagcatatccccacatagaagtaggtaattgactttttaataataaagtacgtgtAATTACCTGAaatcgtttgataagagactcagctaattcATTATATGTGTAGACATGCGGGACtagatgttcaacctcaattcctatagacatgcaataccatcaaatattttggatgtaaattcatcaacattatctagtcgtattgacttgatcgaataatctgtgaAAATGGCTGAACACAAGGCAAATTTCCACCAAGGCAATGATGTAGCTCACCATCaatttaatgcattcacacccaaacttttcatttttctgtgtCAGCCTTTCCAATTTCTTCCTCCATGTGTTTGTCATAATAAATGATTTCTCACCCctttttcttgacttcatttggtggaaagccatCCGGATCTGTAACAAAATTAGCATTTTAaagttagtttgaattttgatattttc includes:
- the LOC123225174 gene encoding uncharacterized protein LOC123225174 — encoded protein: MDKTTVPSDSSHSGRWTNEKHVNFLNSMEASFVRTMLENNTHFLPLDRYLPDTSESTVDLKTHRRKKKATTVDDNKVGPRAAGSNSRRRNSYHPHTSSQDQVVPQLGNRRDDTDQNWSSNVHMAPSSSGRYLGF